The Streptomyces sp. P9-A4 genome contains a region encoding:
- a CDS encoding DUF2399 domain-containing protein, producing MPLRRAARLASRLRGPAGRRCLLRHLHERGAALLYHGDFDWGGLRIASALLRRVPWRPWRYAAAHYRAAALARPDGPPLAGQPAEALWDPDLQQALLELAVRVEEETVLDVLLSDLA from the coding sequence ATGCCTCTCCGCAGAGCCGCTCGTCTCGCTTCCCGCCTTCGCGGCCCGGCTGGTCGGCGCTGCCTCCTACGCCATCTGCACGAGCGTGGGGCAGCACTGCTCTACCACGGAGACTTCGACTGGGGCGGGCTCCGCATCGCATCCGCACTGCTGCGCCGCGTTCCCTGGCGGCCCTGGCGCTACGCGGCAGCCCACTACCGCGCTGCGGCGCTCGCGAGGCCTGACGGCCCGCCACTCGCAGGGCAGCCGGCCGAGGCTCTCTGGGACCCGGATCTACAGCAGGCTCTCTTGGAACTCGCTGTCCGAGTCGAGGAAGAGACGGTTCTCGACGTGCTGCTGTCCGACCTTGCGTGA
- a CDS encoding DUF2075 domain-containing protein, producing MLLLRLSAQDLLTLDSRDRMVPHLAARWRYFRGADASESERSAWAESLVSLASDLVAAGRGNVEMIVECAATLDEAVCPGDPRLIDVVLVGRHPERHVPSVQLVELKRWSTVSRVERATADLLHVPGIKEKKKHPALQLGANYEAFTSPRGPFQGADFECGGFAYLHNATDESVRTLIDVDAPTGAYARVYTSDRREQLLSDLRMNFAEDGAASTAERMLQSMGLRNTPLLDAMIWSRGADTVFTLRGRQKEVADQVFETASRVLPDPRRPALVPDERRVVFLVTGGAGTGKSAIGLQIKAELEAQGRTVKYASGSRAFNGALQEHVGYGDRQFRETFTYFSSFVTPPDPLLDVMICDEAHRLRDRSTSRFWKPEEQGTGPQVDELLAASRLTVFFLDEGQSVRPNEVGTVGLIKDAAERHNALVIPYKLREQFRCGGSDAYVRWVKALLGVTGEEPGKWRPDGLMHIEVADTPEELEQIIRAEALAGASGRMVAGYCWPWTKPLGKERRLEADVRIGEWHRPWNADSESFCEDEAPPSRIWSVHENGLGQIGCVYTAQGLEWDWCGVIMGDDMVRRGDRWVFRRGKELKTAEPGIKRVAEPGSFDPKVKAGSVDDDGFARLVRHAYHVLMTRASRATVLYSTDQETRDYLKNLVGKVEIHGLRPTWENLPVEARTPHLPRPGRGRGRGKSKGKRQKSGGSQASEMRLF from the coding sequence ATGCTCCTTCTGAGACTGTCGGCTCAGGATCTGCTCACTCTCGACTCGCGCGACCGGATGGTGCCGCATCTTGCCGCCCGGTGGCGGTATTTCCGGGGAGCGGACGCCTCGGAGTCGGAGCGTTCCGCCTGGGCGGAGAGCCTCGTGAGCCTCGCGAGCGACCTGGTCGCGGCGGGACGGGGGAACGTGGAGATGATCGTCGAGTGTGCGGCCACCCTCGACGAGGCGGTCTGCCCCGGCGATCCCCGCCTTATCGACGTCGTTCTGGTGGGGCGCCATCCAGAGCGCCACGTGCCCTCCGTACAGCTGGTCGAGTTGAAACGTTGGTCGACGGTGAGCCGGGTAGAACGGGCGACCGCGGACCTGTTGCATGTGCCGGGAATCAAAGAGAAGAAGAAGCATCCGGCGCTGCAACTGGGCGCGAACTATGAGGCGTTCACGAGCCCTCGAGGTCCATTTCAGGGCGCCGACTTCGAATGCGGCGGTTTCGCCTACCTGCACAACGCCACCGACGAATCCGTAAGAACCCTGATCGACGTGGACGCGCCGACAGGGGCCTATGCCCGCGTCTACACGAGTGACCGACGCGAGCAGTTGTTGTCCGACCTCAGGATGAACTTCGCCGAGGACGGCGCGGCCTCCACGGCGGAGAGGATGCTGCAGAGCATGGGCCTGCGTAATACTCCGCTGCTCGATGCCATGATCTGGTCCCGCGGAGCCGACACTGTCTTCACTCTGCGAGGACGACAGAAGGAGGTCGCGGATCAAGTCTTCGAGACTGCTTCGAGGGTCCTACCGGATCCTCGGCGTCCCGCTTTGGTACCTGACGAGCGGCGTGTGGTCTTCCTCGTGACGGGTGGGGCGGGAACCGGGAAGAGCGCGATCGGCCTGCAGATCAAGGCAGAGCTGGAGGCTCAGGGCCGTACGGTCAAATACGCCAGCGGCAGCCGGGCTTTCAACGGGGCCCTTCAAGAACACGTCGGCTACGGGGATCGGCAGTTCAGGGAGACGTTCACCTACTTCAGCAGCTTCGTCACTCCACCCGACCCGCTCCTGGACGTAATGATCTGCGACGAGGCACACCGGCTCCGGGATCGGTCGACCAGCCGATTCTGGAAACCCGAAGAGCAGGGCACGGGTCCGCAGGTCGATGAGCTCCTGGCTGCGTCCCGCTTGACGGTGTTCTTTCTGGACGAGGGACAGTCCGTGAGACCGAACGAGGTCGGAACCGTCGGTCTGATCAAGGACGCAGCCGAACGGCACAACGCTCTCGTCATTCCTTACAAGTTGAGGGAACAGTTCCGATGCGGGGGCAGCGACGCCTACGTCCGTTGGGTGAAGGCGTTGCTCGGCGTTACGGGTGAGGAGCCCGGCAAGTGGCGCCCCGACGGACTGATGCACATCGAGGTGGCGGACACCCCGGAAGAACTTGAGCAGATCATTCGGGCAGAAGCACTGGCCGGTGCGTCCGGGCGCATGGTCGCCGGCTACTGCTGGCCGTGGACGAAGCCGCTCGGCAAGGAGCGACGACTGGAGGCTGACGTCCGTATCGGTGAGTGGCACCGGCCGTGGAACGCGGACAGCGAAAGCTTCTGCGAGGACGAGGCGCCGCCGTCGAGAATCTGGTCCGTGCACGAGAACGGCCTGGGCCAGATCGGCTGTGTCTACACCGCGCAGGGACTCGAATGGGACTGGTGCGGGGTGATCATGGGTGACGACATGGTGCGCCGCGGTGACCGGTGGGTCTTCCGGCGGGGCAAGGAACTCAAGACAGCGGAGCCGGGCATCAAGCGGGTCGCAGAACCCGGTTCGTTCGATCCCAAGGTGAAGGCCGGCAGTGTCGATGACGACGGGTTCGCGCGTCTCGTCCGGCACGCATACCACGTGTTGATGACCCGGGCCAGTCGTGCCACGGTGCTCTATTCCACGGACCAGGAGACCCGGGACTATCTCAAGAATCTCGTCGGTAAAGTCGAGATTCACGGGCTGCGTCCCACTTGGGAGAACCTGCCGGTGGAGGCGCGTACACCGCATCTGCCCAGGCCTGGCCGAGGGCGGGGGCGGGGCAAGAGCAAAGGGAAACGTCAGAAGAGTGGGGGGTCGCAGGCCTCTGAGATGAGGCTGTTCTGA
- a CDS encoding DUF6408 family protein, whose amino-acid sequence MTSVECKPARRERIREILIEIAAAVVSNLVVTTLVAIAGLLF is encoded by the coding sequence ATGACCTCAGTCGAGTGCAAGCCTGCGCGTCGTGAACGGATCCGCGAGATCCTGATCGAGATTGCCGCCGCAGTCGTCTCCAATCTTGTGGTGACGACCCTGGTGGCGATTGCAGGTCTGCTCTTCTAG
- a CDS encoding DUF2075 domain-containing protein produces the protein MLFRESAASLANRTHLEGRLAELLTENFLHKHRHRPQPSEVRSWERSIPALTNALVEAGLGEVEMMLEYALPLTSKRADVILAGVHPSTGEPSYVVVELKQWSEAYPEEDDPLLCRIDAYPDPVLNPIEQVRGYCDYLISFNGALERTPDSVAGVAYLHNATDFGVAGLRAVTEDDRGRMFTGDQRGAFLGYLRSRLAAKPGAEAADALLQGKVRPSRQLMAVAAEEVRNREQFVLLDEQRLAYETVMSAVRQARRSNRKQVVVVAGGPGSGKSVIALSLLGDLYRRGVPALHATGSQSFTKTMRKVAGARKPEVQRLFRYFNSFMEAEPNDLDVLVCDEAHRLRKTSANRYTKATLRTGRPQVAELMDAARVPVFLLDQHQVVRPGEMGTVEQIQEAAAEQGLDCTVVKLDSQFRCGGSDAYLRWVVDLLGLEGNAPTVWESDDKVQLLTADTPQELEDFLAARRARDYGARMSAGYCWKWTTKITSSMHTLPTDVVIGNWARPWNLFGDRALLGAPPAPLWATDPAGFGQVGCVYTAQGFEYDWSGVIMGPDLVWRTDRWVVDRSTSKDPSFTKATADEDVDRLVRNTYKVLLTRGMIGTIIYSTDPETREKLRSLIPPTL, from the coding sequence TTGCTGTTCCGTGAGTCCGCGGCGTCGCTGGCCAACCGCACCCACCTTGAAGGACGGCTGGCCGAGCTCCTGACCGAGAACTTCCTGCACAAACACCGCCATCGGCCCCAGCCGTCGGAGGTGCGCTCCTGGGAGCGAAGCATCCCGGCGCTCACCAACGCACTCGTCGAAGCCGGGCTCGGTGAAGTCGAGATGATGTTGGAGTACGCGCTGCCCCTGACCAGCAAGCGCGCGGACGTGATACTTGCCGGTGTTCATCCGAGTACCGGAGAGCCCTCGTACGTGGTGGTCGAGCTGAAGCAGTGGAGCGAGGCCTACCCGGAGGAGGACGATCCGCTGCTGTGCCGCATCGACGCCTACCCGGATCCGGTCCTCAACCCGATCGAGCAGGTGCGCGGCTACTGCGACTACCTCATCTCGTTCAACGGAGCGTTGGAGCGGACCCCCGACTCGGTCGCGGGGGTCGCCTACCTGCACAACGCGACGGACTTCGGGGTGGCGGGGCTCCGCGCCGTCACCGAGGACGATCGGGGCCGGATGTTCACCGGCGACCAGCGTGGTGCCTTCCTCGGCTACCTCCGCTCCAGGCTGGCGGCGAAGCCGGGTGCCGAGGCCGCCGACGCCCTGCTGCAGGGCAAGGTGCGGCCGTCGAGGCAGCTGATGGCCGTTGCCGCCGAAGAGGTGCGCAACCGGGAGCAGTTCGTGTTGCTGGACGAACAGCGGCTCGCCTACGAAACGGTCATGTCAGCAGTCCGACAGGCCCGGCGGTCCAACCGCAAGCAGGTCGTCGTCGTGGCCGGCGGGCCAGGCTCCGGCAAGAGCGTGATCGCCCTCTCCCTGTTGGGCGACCTCTACCGGCGCGGGGTACCGGCCCTGCACGCCACCGGTTCGCAGTCCTTCACGAAGACGATGCGCAAGGTCGCCGGTGCCCGCAAGCCTGAGGTCCAACGACTCTTCCGCTACTTCAACAGCTTCATGGAGGCTGAGCCGAACGACCTCGACGTGCTGGTCTGCGACGAGGCGCACCGGCTGCGCAAGACCTCCGCCAACCGCTACACAAAGGCGACTCTGCGGACCGGCCGACCGCAGGTGGCGGAGCTGATGGACGCCGCGCGGGTTCCGGTGTTCCTGCTGGACCAGCACCAAGTGGTGCGTCCGGGCGAGATGGGAACCGTGGAACAGATCCAGGAAGCCGCGGCCGAACAGGGGCTGGACTGCACGGTGGTGAAACTCGACAGCCAGTTCCGGTGCGGTGGCAGCGACGCCTACCTGCGCTGGGTGGTCGACCTGCTGGGGCTCGAAGGAAACGCGCCCACCGTGTGGGAGTCGGACGACAAGGTACAGCTCCTGACCGCGGACACCCCCCAGGAGCTGGAGGACTTCCTGGCTGCCCGACGGGCCCGGGACTACGGTGCGCGCATGTCCGCGGGCTACTGCTGGAAGTGGACGACAAAGATCACTTCCAGCATGCACACCCTGCCCACCGACGTGGTCATTGGCAACTGGGCCAGGCCGTGGAACCTCTTTGGCGACCGCGCCCTGCTCGGCGCCCCGCCAGCACCCCTCTGGGCCACCGACCCGGCAGGGTTCGGACAGGTCGGGTGCGTCTACACCGCGCAGGGCTTCGAGTACGACTGGTCCGGCGTGATCATGGGTCCGGACCTCGTCTGGCGTACGGACCGATGGGTGGTGGACCGAAGCACCTCCAAGGACCCGTCCTTCACCAAGGCCACCGCAGACGAGGACGTCGACCGTCTCGTCCGCAACACGTACAAAGTGTTGCTGACCCGGGGCATGATCGGCACGATCATTTACTCGACGGACCCGGAAACCCGTGAAAAGCTCCGCTCACTGATCCCCCCGACGCTCTGA
- a CDS encoding DUF1269 domain-containing protein, producing MSELIVLGYEDRAVADKAFAEVQRLAKDHVVELSGLAVVSVDEDGKTHVDTPARTEEIAKSATAGALWGMVFGILILTPAIGVVGAAAGGLIGKLQQMGVDNKFRENVQELLGPGSAAVVIMATKVTEDRFAAAMGSFGGEVLKTSLSEQAERELAEQLAGPETTA from the coding sequence ATGTCCGAACTCATCGTCCTCGGCTACGAGGACCGTGCCGTCGCCGACAAGGCGTTCGCCGAGGTACAACGGCTGGCCAAGGATCACGTGGTCGAACTGTCCGGACTCGCCGTCGTATCGGTCGACGAGGACGGCAAGACCCATGTGGACACACCGGCCAGAACCGAGGAGATCGCCAAGTCGGCGACCGCAGGCGCTCTGTGGGGCATGGTCTTCGGCATCCTCATCCTCACCCCGGCGATCGGCGTCGTGGGCGCGGCCGCCGGAGGCCTGATCGGCAAGCTCCAGCAGATGGGGGTCGACAACAAGTTCCGTGAGAACGTCCAGGAGTTGCTCGGCCCTGGCTCGGCCGCCGTCGTCATCATGGCCACGAAGGTCACGGAGGACCGGTTCGCCGCCGCCATGGGCTCCTTCGGCGGAGAGGTACTCAAGACCTCGCTCTCCGAGCAGGCCGAGCGGGAGCTCGCGGAGCAGCTGGCCGGCCCCGAAACCACTGCCTGA
- a CDS encoding baeRF3 domain-containing protein produces the protein MDPLLTSDQLAELRRPRPYPALSLLMPTHRREPGNAQDPVRLRNLVAQAEKALENDPDVPRERRGEIVDRLRRAVAEIDPAHAQDGLVIFVAQGEHHVWSVARAVPERLVFADTFLTRNLVAAQAAEQPYWALAVAADRVSLWDGSPERATERSGDGFPLARSLEDPDAERKQRIGDLPSTFQDEATRQFLREAHDKLRAVLARTPRPLYVIGSAAALALLEELGPLGAGAVAIQHGGLADGPAGAVAKAVEPVRTAREAASTATIAAELEAARGRREFAGGLDEVWRAVQEGRVRLLAVEEHYRTVVREEGGHLEPADADQPGARDDMVDEIVEQALERGAEIRFVPDDALAGQGHIAGVLRY, from the coding sequence ATGGACCCCCTGCTCACCTCGGACCAGCTCGCCGAGCTGCGCCGGCCCCGGCCATATCCCGCCCTCTCCTTGCTGATGCCGACCCACCGACGCGAGCCGGGGAACGCGCAGGATCCCGTGCGTCTGCGCAACCTCGTGGCCCAGGCGGAGAAGGCACTGGAGAACGATCCCGACGTCCCGCGCGAGCGGCGCGGGGAGATCGTCGACCGGCTGAGGCGAGCCGTCGCAGAGATCGATCCGGCCCACGCGCAGGACGGTCTGGTGATCTTCGTGGCCCAGGGCGAGCACCACGTGTGGTCGGTCGCTCGCGCCGTACCCGAACGCCTGGTGTTCGCCGACACCTTCCTCACCCGCAACCTCGTAGCGGCGCAGGCAGCCGAGCAGCCGTACTGGGCGCTCGCGGTGGCCGCCGACCGGGTCTCCCTGTGGGACGGCAGCCCCGAGCGGGCCACCGAGCGTTCCGGGGACGGATTCCCGCTCGCGCGGAGTCTTGAGGACCCGGACGCGGAGCGCAAGCAACGCATCGGGGACCTGCCCAGCACGTTCCAGGACGAGGCCACCCGCCAGTTCCTGCGCGAGGCGCACGACAAGCTGCGTGCCGTCCTCGCCCGCACGCCCCGCCCGCTGTACGTGATCGGCTCGGCCGCCGCACTCGCACTCCTGGAGGAGCTCGGCCCGCTGGGCGCGGGCGCGGTCGCGATCCAGCACGGAGGGCTCGCCGACGGGCCGGCCGGTGCTGTCGCCAAGGCTGTGGAGCCGGTTCGCACCGCGCGGGAGGCGGCGTCGACGGCCACGATCGCCGCTGAGCTGGAAGCCGCACGCGGCCGAAGGGAGTTCGCGGGCGGACTCGACGAGGTGTGGCGGGCCGTGCAGGAGGGGCGAGTGCGGTTGCTGGCCGTCGAGGAGCACTACCGGACAGTCGTACGGGAGGAGGGGGGCCATCTGGAACCCGCGGACGCCGACCAGCCCGGAGCGCGGGACGACATGGTCGACGAGATCGTCGAGCAGGCCTTGGAGAGGGGGGCCGAGATCCGCTTCGTACCCGACGACGCGCTGGCCGGCCAAGGGCACATCGCCGGAGTGCTGCGGTACTGA
- a CDS encoding DUF1269 domain-containing protein: MGELIVIGYDDTDVADMAFDTVRELQRDYVVHLNGLAVVEVDEDGQTHVDSDSRVVGSTTATGAVWGAIFGMLFLVPGLGLLTGAALGGLVGRLSRSGIDDQFRQQVGNLLKPGSAAVVIMASKVTDDKFTAAMRQHGGTLLKTSLSDEDERELSEQLAGPQ; encoded by the coding sequence GTGGGCGAGCTCATCGTCATCGGCTACGACGACACCGACGTGGCAGACATGGCGTTCGACACCGTGCGGGAACTCCAACGGGACTACGTCGTACACCTCAACGGTCTGGCGGTCGTCGAGGTCGACGAGGACGGACAGACCCACGTCGACTCGGACAGCCGCGTCGTGGGCTCCACCACGGCCACCGGAGCCGTGTGGGGCGCGATCTTCGGCATGCTGTTCCTCGTCCCCGGGCTCGGTCTCCTGACCGGGGCCGCGCTCGGTGGCCTCGTGGGCAGGCTGAGCAGGTCCGGCATCGACGATCAGTTCCGTCAGCAGGTGGGGAATCTGCTGAAACCCGGATCCGCCGCGGTCGTGATCATGGCTTCCAAGGTCACCGACGACAAGTTCACGGCGGCGATGCGACAGCACGGCGGCACCCTCCTCAAGACCTCACTCAGCGACGAGGACGAGAGGGAACTCTCCGAACAGCTCGCCGGGCCGCAATAG